A stretch of Alphaproteobacteria bacterium DNA encodes these proteins:
- a CDS encoding alpha/beta hydrolase, with protein MPTIEHAGRRISYEKCGCGPPLVLLPPGASPAAAWRRVAERLAPDFCCLAVNPSGYGDTEPFAGPGAITMDDEAAAVSAIIAHESSSEAVHLIGHSYGGAIALQMMLDRPQRFASLTLIEAAPYPLLAEAGETDLAAQVEDVNRRYIADVEAGRHETALETYIDYYNGTPGAWAGMAPEVRQRFLGIAETVAAGLAANHGAALTLADCAVLQVPTLVVRGARTDAVHGRLAELLAQRIPGARLETVAEAGHMLTLSHPEAVARLIAAQVR; from the coding sequence GTGCCCACGATCGAACATGCCGGCCGGCGCATCAGTTACGAAAAATGTGGCTGCGGGCCGCCGCTGGTTCTGTTGCCGCCAGGCGCCAGCCCGGCCGCCGCTTGGCGCCGGGTGGCCGAGCGCCTGGCGCCCGACTTTTGCTGCCTCGCCGTCAACCCCTCGGGCTATGGCGATACCGAGCCCTTCGCCGGTCCCGGAGCCATCACCATGGACGACGAGGCGGCGGCGGTCTCGGCCATCATCGCCCATGAGAGCTCAAGCGAGGCGGTGCATCTGATCGGCCATTCCTATGGCGGCGCCATCGCCTTGCAAATGATGCTGGACCGGCCCCAGCGTTTCGCCAGTTTGACTCTGATCGAGGCGGCGCCTTATCCGCTGCTGGCCGAGGCCGGGGAGACCGATCTTGCGGCCCAGGTCGAGGACGTCAACCGGCGCTACATCGCCGACGTCGAAGCGGGCCGGCACGAGACTGCGCTGGAGACCTATATCGACTATTACAACGGCACCCCGGGGGCCTGGGCCGGGATGGCGCCCGAGGTCCGCCAACGCTTCCTCGGCATCGCCGAGACCGTGGCCGCCGGTCTGGCCGCCAACCACGGAGCTGCGCTCACGCTGGCCGACTGCGCCGTCCTCCAGGTGCCCACCCTGGTGGTTCGCGGGGCCAGGACCGACGCCGTCCACGGCCGCCTGGCCGAACTGCTGGCCCAGCGCATCCCGGGTGCCCGCCTGGAGACCGTGGCCGAGGCCGGCCACATGCTGACGCTGAGCCACCCCGAAGCGGTGGCCAGGCTGATCGCTGCCCAGGTGCGCTAG
- a CDS encoding flavodoxin translates to MVVYSRSGNTAAMAAEIAGRLGAATLAIRAPAYGDDFFGWTRASYDAWNKLASEIEVPDHDLAPYDWIFLGSPIWWYRPSPPLWSYLEASDLGGKKVVLFNTFNSRFKDEEIAEFRRLVEQKGGQLVDHVYVRRGRVYDQLSRDEMLAEIRARLDERADTPPFAGN, encoded by the coding sequence GTGGTCGTCTATTCCCGCAGCGGCAACACCGCCGCCATGGCGGCCGAAATCGCCGGCCGCCTGGGGGCGGCAACCCTGGCCATCCGGGCGCCGGCCTACGGCGACGATTTTTTCGGTTGGACGCGGGCCAGCTATGACGCCTGGAACAAGTTGGCCTCCGAGATCGAGGTGCCGGACCACGACCTCGCCCCTTACGATTGGATTTTCCTGGGCTCGCCGATCTGGTGGTACCGGCCCTCGCCGCCGTTGTGGAGCTACCTCGAGGCAAGCGACCTGGGCGGCAAGAAAGTGGTGCTGTTCAACACCTTCAACAGCCGCTTCAAGGACGAAGAAATCGCCGAGTTCCGCCGTCTGGTCGAGCAAAAAGGCGGGCAACTGGTGGATCACGTCTACGTCCGCCGCGGCCGCGTCTACGACCAGCTCAGTCGTGACGAAATGCTGGCCGAGATCCGCGCCCGGCTGGACGAGAGAGCGGACACCCCACCTTTCGCCGGGAACTAG